The Primulina eburnea isolate SZY01 chromosome 6, ASM2296580v1, whole genome shotgun sequence genome contains a region encoding:
- the LOC140833731 gene encoding protein PALE CRESS, chloroplastic: MERLARLAHLPPPLLPSTSSRFPKALPSPHLHRRRFLLGSSLHRCKKIEEQDLYGLPKEYYDDEWQARQREKTKELRRRQQKEIEEEERIEDEYREIGLRLQDYPLEDRQKAKKLVSSFIRSAEEVEEKIGEAAEKGELNELVLLVIWNRLDLARRDDEKDAVRSLDLLYRRVETEILKRQATPAMRLLNDLLNLHEGFDDDVWLKECKKRMAKTFPREDPFSILVPPGFDMDKHHGPIRPSFEADDILLRVDFVREVDALLQDVRSEHDEAVSVQSLDPESVGSMLKQQEKQRAIRQVEALLNLAIDLTW, encoded by the exons ATGGAGCGGCTAGCTCGTTTAGCGCATCTCCCGCCGCCGCTTTTACCCTCTACATCTTCACGATTTCCTAAAGCTCTTCCATCCCCACATCTGCATAGGAGGAGGTTTCTTCTTGGCTCAT CTCTGCATAGATGCAAGAAGATAGAAGAGCAAGACTTATATGGGCTTCCGAAAGAGTACTATGATGAT GAATGGCAAGCCAGGCAGAGGGAAAAGACCAAGGAATTGCGTCGGAGGCAGCAGAAGGAAATTGAGGAAGAGGAAAGGATCGAGGATGAGTACCGTGAAATTGGTTTGCGATTGCAGGATTATCCATTAGAAGACCGCCAAAAAGCCAAGAAATTAGTTTCGAGCTTCATAAGATCAGCTGAAGAGGTCGAAGAG AAAATTGGGGAAGCTGCTGAGAAAGGTGAACTGAATGAACTTGTCCTGCTGGTCATATGGAATCGTCTGGATCTCGCTAGACGTGAT GATGAGAAAGATGCTGTTAGAAGTCTTGATCTCCTGTACCGGCGGGTTGAG ACTGAGATTTTGAAACGGCAGGCGACTCCTGCCATGAGATTACTCAATGATCTCTTGAATCTGCATGAGGGATTTGATGATGATGTGTGGCTTAAGGAGTGTAAGAAGCGTATGGCTAAGACTTTCCCACGAGAGGATCCATTTAGCATTCTTGTTCCTCCTGGATTTGACATGGATAAG CATCATGGCCCAATCCGACCATCCTTTGAAGCAGATGACATTCTTTTGAGGGTAGATTTTGTGAGAGAAGTCGATGCATTGCTGCAAGATGTTCGATCCGAACATGACGAAGCTGTGAGCGTCCAATCCCTCGACCCTGAGTCAGTTGGTAGTATGTTAAAGCAGCAGGAGAAGCAACGAGCCATTCGCCAGGTTGAAGCTCTGCTAAATTTGGCCATTGATTTGACATGGTAG
- the LOC140833674 gene encoding RNA exonuclease 4-like, with product MAVIIDCEMVSGGSDGSIDLCARVCLVDEDGKIIFHTNVVSQILFTNYRYDVTCATKDHLKDVMPLNEVRNQILQLLYSGESIGKLRLNDRKARVLVGHSLQHDLDCLQMNYTDHLLKDTTKFHPLMKTNLVSHSLKYLVKTYLL from the exons ATGGCAGTCATCATAGATTGTGAAATGGTTTCTGGTGGAAGTGATGGATCGATTGATCTCTGTGCAAGGGTATGCCTTGTTGATGAGGATGGGAAGATAATTTTCCACACTAACGTGGTATCTCAAATTCTGTTTACCAACTATAG GTATGATGTCACGTGTGCCACAAAGGACCATTTGAAAGATGTCATGCCACTTAACGAAGTGCGAAATCAAATTCTCCAGTTACTCTACAGTGGGGAGTCAATTGGGAAATTAAGATTGAATGATAGAAAAGCTAGAGTACTTGTGGGGCATAGCCTTCAGCATGATTTAGATTGCTTGCAAATGAATTATACTGATCATCTGCTGAA GGATACGACAAAGTTCCATCCTTTGATGAAGACAAATCTCGTGAGCCATTCACTCAAGTACCTCGTCAAGACGTATCTTTTGTAG
- the LOC140833730 gene encoding protein WHAT'S THIS FACTOR 1 homolog, chloroplastic-like, with translation MLGRSKLKTFAFSRISNAEGVVLLSLLQFTASISSLKVVWRKDPKLDQAIENDKKWRLCARVVREVLNEPGQVIPLRYLEKRRVRLRSPDSIEVFIARYPGLFDTYRDRIRPKADLVNFLRPSERLNRFLEEEKRIHEENEILIVSKLCKLLMMAKDRVVSADKLVEVKREFGFPDDCLVRLVSKYPEYFRLHGAPGEGKSYLELVSWNDEFAKSIIEKRADEESSSTGIRVRPAFNWKLPRGFILKKEMREWIRDWKELPYISPYSDVSHLDQASPEMEKRSVGVFHELLSLSIYKRVPVPILGKFCDEYRFSNAFSSVFTRHSGIFYMSRKGGIHTAMLREAYNSEELVDRDPLLEIRDKFIELLDEGQQQRADQLRLQKEMVWKDLELMAERNKELNCHVRGTETRNC, from the coding sequence ATGCTTGGAAGATCGAAGCTGAAAACATTTGCTTTCTCTAGAATCTCGAATGCCGAAGGGGTAGTGCTCTTATCGTTACTCCAGTTCACCGCCTCAATTTCAAGCCTGAAAGTGGTGTGGCGCAAGGACCCGAAACTCGACCAAGCAATTGAAAACGACAAGAAATGGCGGCTTTGCGCACGGGTTGTTCGGGAGGTTCTAAACGAACCGGGGCAGGTCATTCCGCTCCGCTATTTGGAGAAACGCCGAGTGAGGCTCCGTTCACCTGACAGCATCGAAGTTTTCATTGCCCGGTATCCGGGTTTATTCGACACCTACAGGGATCGGATTAGGCCCAAAGCTGATTTAGTTAATTTCCTTCGTCCCAGTGAGAGGCTCAACAGGTTTTTGGAAGAAGAGAAAAGGATTCACGAGGAAAATGAGATTTTGATCGTGTCGAAACTGTGTAAATTATTGATGATGGCCAAGGATAGGGTCGTTAGCGCTGATAAATTAGTTGAGGTGAAGAGAGAGTTTGGCTTCCCGGATGATTGTTTAGTGAGATTGGTGTCGAAGTATCCCGAATATTTTCGGTTACATGGAGCTCCTGGAGAGGGAAAATCGTACCTTGAACTGGTTTCTTGGAATGACGAGTTTGCGAAATCGATAATTGAGAAGAGGGCGGATGAGGAATCAAGTTCAACGGGCATCCGTGTTAGGCCTGCATTTAACTGGAAACTACCCCGTGGTTTTATACTCAAGAAGGAAATGAGAGAGTGGATTAGGGATTGGAAAGAGCTTCCTTACATTTCGCCTTACAGTGATGTGTCACATTTGGATCAGGCGTCTCCTGAGATGGAGAAGAGATCGGTCGGGGTTTTCCATGAGTTGCTTTCATTATCCATTTATAAGAGGGTTCCTGTACCGATCTTGGGGAAGTTTTGCGACGAGTACAGGTTTTCTAACGCGTTCTCGAGTGTGTTCACAAGACACTCAGGGATTTTCTATATGTCACGTAAGGGTGGGATTCATACCGCGATGCTTAGGGAAGCGTACAACAGTGAGGAGTTGGTTGATCGCGATCCACTTCTTGAGATAAGAGATAAGTTTATTGAGTTGCTGGATGAGGGGCAGCAGCAGAgggctgatcagttgagattgcAGAAAGAAATGGTCTGGAAGGACTTGGAATTGATGGCGGAAAGAAACAAAGAATTGAACTGTCACGTTCGTGGCACAGAAACACGAAATTGTTGA
- the LOC140833673 gene encoding uncharacterized protein, protein MDGAIISLKLSLLPMVLLVLYPMTKGQWAPVNPPPLCASQFALVNHACSKLPYMTIPPPSRPLPPPSSPNPPSPDGSSSRHHSGHGHRHRGHRHRETPIEEECCRWLNEVDSVCVCELLIHLPPFLIKPAHNYTVTVDETCSVTFPCSSSLLP, encoded by the coding sequence ATGGATGGAGCCATCATCTCTCTCAAATTGAGTCTACTCCCAATGGTGCTTCTGGTACTATATCCAATGACAAAAGGGCAATGGGCACCTGTTAATCCCCCACCACTTTGTGCATCACAGTTTGCATTGGTAAATCATGCATGCTCCAAGTTGCCCTACATGACAATCCCTCCACCATCTCGACCACTTCCTCCTCCTAGTTCTCCTAACCCCCCATCTCCTGACGGATCAAGCAGTCGACATCATTCGGGACATGGCCACAGGCACAGGGGTCACAGGCACAGAGAGACACCTATCGAAGAAGAGTGCTGTAGGTGGTTAAACGAAGTTGACAGCGTATGTGTCTGTGAATTGCTAATTCATCTGCCTCCGTTTCTGATCAAACCGGCGCATAACTACACTGTCACGGTGGATGAAACGTGTTCTGTGACGTTCCCGTGTAGTTCGAGTTTGCTTCCTTAA